CTCGACCCGGGCGGCCTGAATGATCCGAACGCGACACCCGGGCATCCGTGCTGGTTCGTGTATGACAACACCAAACCGGCACCACCGAAGATCTCGTCGAGCGACTATCCCGATGACGGCAACTGGCATGACGGCGTCGGTCGGACCGGTCGATTCACCTTCGAGCCGGGACCCTCGCCGGGAGCCACGGCGCCGCTGACGCAGTATCTGTACGAGTTCTTCCCGCCCGGCAGCGGCGGGATGGGCCAAAAACCTGTGAACATCGGGTCGAGCGCCTGTGCGGGGCACAAATGCACGATTCCGTTCGCCCCGACCGCCGGCGGGACGTGGGAGTTGAGGGTGCGGGCCGTCAGCGCCAACGGCCAGGGTGGCGAGGGCACCTATCGGTTCCTGGTGCGGCGGTCACGCGGTGAGGCGGCGCATTGGCGGTTGGACGACACCACCGGCACGACGCTGCGCGATGAGATCACCGTCGCCGGCGGCTATCGCCCGGACGGGCACCGCCACCAGGCGACCCTCGTGGGCGGCGACCACGGGTTGGCGGTGCAGTCGCGGATCGATTCCAAGGCGCTGCGGCTGAACTCCGGTGCCGGCGGCAGCTATGCCGAGACCGGCGAACCGCTGGTGGATCCGTCCGAGAGCTACTCGGTGTCGGCGTGGGTTCGTCCGACGGCCTCGGGGACGTATCCCACCGTTGTGGGGCAGGACGGTTCGAACGTGGGGGCGTTCCGGATCGAGTTCGCCTCCCACAACGGTCACTGGGCGATGACCGGGGTGGGCGCCGATTCCGTTGAGGGTTCGATCAGTCAGGTGTATTCCAAGCAGCCGGCGCGGCTGGGCCAGTGGACGCATCTGGTCGGCGTGCACAACGCCGCGACCAAGCAGCTCAGTCTGTACGTGGATGGCCAGTTGCAGCAGACCACCGGTTATGACGCCGCTGCGTGGGCTACCGCAGAGTTGGGACCGTTTTCGATCGGCCGGTGGAAATGGAACGGCACCAAACGCGACTTCTTCCGCGGCGAGCTCGATGACGTGCGTGTCTTCACGCGAGCGGTGACGGAGGGAGAGGTCGCCTCGTGGTACCGGCCGACCGTGCATGCACGATGGAAGTTGAACGCCCCCGCCGGCCAGAACGTGACGACGGGTGATGACAGCGGCGCCGGGCGGCTGTTGCAGCTGAAGAACGGCGCGAAGATCGTGGCTTCCGACAACTGCCCGGTCACGACCAAATCGTGCCTGGACCTTGGGCAGACCACGACGGGCGCGTACGCGGAGACCACGGGCCCGGTGGTGGACACCGCGGGGAGTTTCACGATGGCGGGCTGGGCGGCGCCGTCTGCGACAGGTGAACAGCCGCAGGTGGTCTGGTCGGCGTCCGGGGCCCAGCAGTCGGCGGTCACCGTCCGCCTCGGCAGTTCCCGGGTCAAGAACGACCACTGGAACCCTGACTTCGATCCTCCAGAGGAGGAGTGGATCACGGTTCACCGGTGGGAGGCGGAGATGGCGGCCTCCGACGACGCGGGCACGGCCCGCAAGATGGTGTGGCACTCGGTATGCAATAGCTGTGAAGGCACCCCGATGCCCGACCACTTGGCGGTGTCCTACAACGCGGACACCGATGTGCTGACACTGTTGGTGAACGGGGCCGCGGACCCGTCGGGAGATAACCGGTCGGCCATGGCCGGGGTGACCGGGTTCACCTCATCTGGCCCGTTGCAGGTCGGTCGGGGTCTCACCGGCGGCACGTCCGGCGGGCACCTGTCGGGGCTGGTGGACGACGTGTGGGCGGTCAAGGGCGCCCTGACCGCGAACGAGGTGGTCGGTCTCGGCGTCGCCACCACGTCGGGGGTGGGCACCGAAGTGGACAACTTCCACGGCAACCCGAAGTTGCCCTTCATCTACCCCGATTCGCCGCCGGGCGCGTTCCGAGTGGTCAATGCGAGCAGCGGCAAATGCCTGACCGTGGTCGCCACCGCGAGCGCCGATGCCCACGCCAGCGGCGCCAACGTCGTGCAGCGCGAATGCGCCGGTGGTCAACGGACGCAGATGTGGAAGCGGGTCGAACGAGCCCCGGGCGTGGAAGAGATCGTCGGCGTGGACGGCGGACGCTGCGTGGACGTGGCGGGCGTCTCCACCGCGGACGGCGCCGACATCGTTCAGTGGGGGTGCATCGCCAGCGCCGCCAACCAGTCCTGGCGGCCGACGCCGGTGACTGGCGGCTTCAAGGTCGTCGCCCAGCACAGCAACAAGTGCATGGACGTGCCCGGTCAACCCACCGACGACGTCGTGCAGTGGACCTGTGTGGACGGGCGGCAGAGCCAGACCTGGCGGTTCGATCCCGTCAACGAGTTCTAAGAGCGGACAGGAACCCCCCTTTCTCATGAAGAGTCGTCACGGTCGCCGCAGCCTGTTCGCCGGCGGATTCGGTCGTCCCCCCTACCGTCCGGGCCGGTCTCGTAGCCTGGTCGCCGCAGTGGCCGCCGTTGCGGTGGGTGCCGGTGTGCTGTCGCCGGTTCCGGCGTCGGCGGCGCCGGACGGCCCCACCAAGGCGCGGCAGTTCCGGCAGGCCAAGCCGGTCGAAGGTCGTTCCTTGGGAGTGAAGGGTCGTGGCGCCGACAGTGAGGGCCTGACGACGGAGCCCCTGGCGGCTCCCGTATGGCCGGCGCCGGGTGTGGCCGAGACGGCAGTACCCGATGGCGGGCGCACGGCGCGGGCGGGCAACCTGCCGGTGTGGGTCGCCGCACCCGGTGAACGAGCCCGGGCAGAACGGGTCCAGGTCCAGATGCTCGACCGCAAGACCGCGGGTCGAGCCGGGGTGCAGGGCGTGCTGTTCACGGTCGGCCGTGTCGATGGGGGCAGGGCGGCGGGCCGGATCACGGTGGGTCTGAGCTACTCGGGGTTCGCGTCGGCGTTCGGCGGCTCGTACGGCTCGCGATTGCGGCTGGTGCGGTATCCGGCGTGTGTGCTCACCACGCCGGAGCGCGCCGAGTGCCGCCGTGCGGTGCCGGTGCCGACGGCCAACGACCCGGTGAAGCAGACTCTGACCGCGCAGGTCGACGCCGCCCCTGTTCGCGGGGCGCCGACGCCGGCGGGATCCTCGACGCCTTCGGCCTTCCCTTCCCCGTCCGCATCGGTGACGCCGCGGGTCCGGTCGCTGTCGGGCGCGCTGACGCGCACGCCGGTCGCCGCCGAGGGGACGACGGTGCTGGCCGCCGAGACGGGCACGGCGGGTGACAAGGGTGACTACGGGGCGACCCAGTTGTCGGCGTCCTCGACGTGGCAGGCAGGGTCGAACACGGGTGAGTTCACCTGGTCGTACCCGATGCGGGTGCCGCCGGTGCCGGGCGGGTTGGCGCCGAAGGTGGCGATCTCGTACTCGTCGGGGGCGGTGGACGGTAAGACCTCCAATGCCAACGCCCAGTCCTCCTGGGTCGGGGAGGGGTTCGAGCTGTGGCCCGGGTTCATCGAACGCCGCTACAAGTCGTGTGAGGACGAGGGCGCGCCCAAGGACCAATGGGGGAACTCGCCCGGCGACCTGTGCTGGGGCTACGGCAATGCCACGCTGACCTGGAACGGCCGCGGCGGCGAGCTGATCCCGGCCTCCGACGGCACGTGGCGGTTGAAGAACGACGACGGCACCCGGATCGAAAAGCTCACCGGCACCGAGGCCAACACCGACAACGGCGACGACGACAACGAGTACTGGAAGGTCACCACCACCGACGGCGCCCGCTACTACTTCGGCAAGCACCGGCTGCCGGGCTGGAGCGAGGGCAAGCCCGGCAGCGGCTCGACGTGGACGGTTCCAGTGTTCGGCGACGACTCCGGCGAGCCCTGCCACAAGACCACCGGTTTCTCCGACTCGTGGTGCCAGCAGGCGTGGCGGTGGAACCTGGACTACGCCGTCGATCCCAACGGCAACGCGATCGCCTACCACTACGACCAAGAGGTCAACTACTACGGCCGCAACCTCAAGCCCGCCGACGAGACCCGCTACGTCCGCGGCGGCACCCTCGCGCGCATCGAGTATGGCCTGCGCGACAACGCCGCCTACGCCAAGCCGCCGGCGCGAGTGGTATTCACCTCGGCCGAACGCTGCCTGGACGACACGGCGACCAACTGCGACCCAGCCCAGATCGACGCGCACGAGGGCCGCTGGGCCGACACCCCGTACGACCTGAACTGCAAGTCCGGCACCGAGTGCAAGGACTTCAACGGCTCCGTCTCGCCAACGTTCTGGACCCGCAAACTCCTCACCGCCGTCACCACACAGACGATCAAACCGGACGGCGCCGACTGGCGGGACGTGGACCACTGGGCGCTGACGCACCGGTGGGGGACCAGCGACAGCGACTACACGTTGCTGCCGACCTCGATCCAGCACACCGGACGCGCGACATCGGCCCCGATCACCCTGCCGAAGGTCACCTTGACCTACGTGGGCCGCGACAACCGCGTCCCCGGCACCTCCGGCTCTTACATGCGCGAACGGCTGTATCACATCGCCGACGATTCAGGCGGCACCGTCACCGCGACCTATTCCACCGCCGACTGCAGCGCCACCTCCAAGCCCACGCCCGAGACCAACACGCGACGGTGCTTCCCGGTGTACTGGGCGCACGACGGCGGCGTCGATCCGACGCTGGACTGGTTCCACAAGTACGTGGTCACCTCGGTGCAGACCAAGGATCGGACCGGGAACGCCCCCGACCAGATCACCGAATACTCTTACGAGGGCGGCGCGGCCTGGCACTTCGACGACGACGACGGGCTGACCAAGGAGAAGTACAAGACCTGGTCACAGTGGCGCGGTTACGGCAAGGTGATCGTCCGGACCGGTGGGGACACCGGGATGACCGCGCAGACCGATCGCTACTTCCTGCGCGGGATGCACGGTGACCGCACCTCCCGCACCGATGCCACCAAGACCCGCACCGTGACCGTGGACCACGGCAACGACGGCGAGGTAACCGATCACGCCGCCTTCGCCGGGCATGAGTTGCGGACGGTGCCGCGCAACGGGATCGACGGCCCGATCGTGTCCTGGACACAGAAGCTGCCGCGCCACTTCCAAACGGCGTCCAAGACCCGCTCCTGGGGCACGGTGACCGCCGACATCACCGTCACCAGGCAGAACACGACCTTCACCAACATGGGCGGGGGGAGCTGGCGGCAGGCCACCGTCCTGCACGACCACGAGGCCGACACGGGCCGCCTGAGCTGGTCCTCCGACCTCGGCGGGCCCGGCGGCGGCGATGACCGCTGCACCCGCCACACCTACGCCGACAACACCGGCGACGCATGGATGCGGTCCTATGTCGCGCGCACCGAGGTCACCCAGGGCTCCTGCGCATGGACGGGGCTGGACCGCACCCAGCACGTGATCTCGGATGTGCGGACCTTTTACGACGGTACCGCCACCCAGCCCCAGAGCGCCTTCAAGTCTGTGAGCAAGGGGCGTGTGACCTACACCGACCGGCTGGTGTCCCACGCCGCCGCCGACGGATCACAGCCGACCTATCAGAAGGTGTCGGCGGTCACCGGCTTCGACGGCTACGGCCGCCCGACCCACGTTCAGGACGCCCACGGCAACGTGGTCTCCACCGTGACCACTCAGACCCCGACCTCCGGCGGGCTCGACAGCAAGATCACCCTGACCGGCCCGCCCCCCACCGCGGGAGCCAAGCCGCACACCACGACCACGACCCTGTACACCCCGCTCGGACGGCCGCTGGCGGCCACCGACCCGGCCGGTGGGCTCACCGAAACGCACTACGACGCCCTCGGGCGACTCACCAATGTGTGGCTGCCCGACCGCGACCGCGGCCGCGGCTTCGGTCCCAGCATGGTGCACACCTACCAGACCACTGAGAACAAGATCGTCGCTGTCGGGACGCAGACCGTCACCAACGACGGCACCATGAGCCCGCCGACCTGGACGCTGTACGACGGTCATCTGCGGCCACGCCAGACCCAGGCCCCCGGCCCCAACGGCGGCCGTGTCATCACCGACACCTTCTACACCCCGCGCGGCCAGGTCCACGCGACCTACCCCACCTACTTCAATCGCCAGGCCGGACCCACACCGGCCCTGTTCGGCCCGGTCACCGAAGGCGAGGTGCAGTCCCAGATCCGCAACACCTATGACGGGCTGGGCCGCACCACCCGCCAGGCTCTGCGAGAGGGCACCGGCGACGTCGTCGAACGCTACGCCACCACCTACGCCTACGGCGTGGACGCCGCCGGCGGCCTGGACACCGTCACCGTCACCCCACCCACCGGCGGAACTCCCACTACCACTTACACCGACGCCCGCGGCCGCAAACTCGAGCTGAGGCAGTACAACGCGGCCACCCCCGCCGGCACCGACTACGTCACCACGCGATACGGCTACGACAACGCCGACCGGCTCATCCGGGTCACCGGTCCCACCGGCAAGGTCTGGACGTACGACTACGACACTCGCGGCCGCAAGACCCACACCACCGACCCCGACCGCGGCGCCACCCAGCACGGCTACGACAACCTCGACCGTCTCACCTGGGTCCAGGACGAGCGCGGAAACACCGGCAAGGTGTTCCACGACTACGACAACCTCGGCCGCAAACTCCGCACCCACGCCGCCGGCGTCGACGGCGCCAAGGGCCCGCTGATCGCATCCTGGGGCTACGACACCGTCCGCACCGGCGCCCTCACCTTCGCCTCACGTCACGCGCCCGGACCCGACGGAGTCGTCCGCGAGTACAAGACCCGCGTCGACACCTACGACTCCTTCGGCCGCCCGGCGATGACCTCGGTCATCATCCCCGAAGGCGAAACCGGCCTGACCAACACCTACAGCTTCGGCGCCGGCTACAACCCCGATGGCACCCTGCGCACCGCCAGCCTGCCCGAAGCGGGCGGGCTGCCCGCCGAGATCCTGCTCCACACCTACAACGACCTCAAACAACCCACCGGACTGTCGGGCATCGACTCCTACGTCGACGGCACCGGCTACACCAACATCGGCCAACTGCAGAGCCTGGTCATGTCCTCCGGCGGTCCCACGATCCATGCCACCTACGGCTACGACCCCGTCACCGGGCAGTTGACCGGCCACTCGGTCATCCGCGAGAACATCAACGGCTACGTCCGCGACGCCACCTACGCCTACGACCACGCCGGCAACGTCACCCGCATCACCGACCAGGGCCTGGGCGGCACCGACACCCAGTGCTTCGACCACGACCACCTGCGCCGCCTGACCGACGCCTGGACCCAGAACACCACCACCTGCGCAACCGACCCGGCCACGGCGACCATCGCCGGCCCGGACCCCTACCGGATCGGCTACGGCTACGACGACGCCGGCAACCGCACCTGGGAGAAGCAGTACGACACCACCGGCAACGTCCAAGCCGAACGCACCTACACCTACGCCGGCCAACCCGGCGCCCACACCTCCGTGACCGGCCACATGCTCGGCGCCGTCACCCAGACCGGCACCAGTCCCATTGCCGGCACACCCGCCGCCGACGCCCACGAGACCTACCAATACGACACCGTCGGCAACACTCAACGACGCACCATCGGCGGACGCACCCAAACCTTCGACTGGAACCACGAAGGCGAAATCTCCAAGATCACCGACACCGGCGGCACCGACGGCACCGGCAAGGGCGACACCACCTACGTCTACACCGCCGACGGAGATCGCCTCATCAGCCGCGACCCCGACGGCACCACCCTCTACCTGCCCGGTGGCATGGAACTCACCGTCCCCAAGAACACCGCCACCGCCACCGCCACCCGCTACTACACCCACGCCGGACAAACCCTCGCCACACGCACCACCAACGCCGTCACCTTCCTCACCGGCGACCATCAGGGCACCAGCCAGATCGCCATCGACGGCCACGACCTCACCCAGATCAGCAAACGCCGCACCACCCCCTTCGGCCAACCCCGCAGCCGCACCGAAGGCACCACCGCATGGCCCGCCCTCATGGACAAGGGCTACGTCGGCGGCACCAACGACCCCACAGGCCTCACCCACCTCAGCGCCCGCGAGTACAACCCCGACACCGGTCGCTTCGTCAGCATCGACCCGCTCTTCAACCTCGACGAACCCCAGAGTTGGAACGGCTACGCCTACGCGGGGAACAATCCCGTCACCCTCAGCGACCCCGACGGCCTCGACCCCTATGGCTGCTCACCGTCAAGCGAGTCCTGCGTCGAGGACAACCAGAAGCGGGCCAAGGAACAGCAGAACAACGAGGGGTCGGACGGTAGTAGCGGTGGCTCCAGCGGCGGCGGCTCCAACGGGGGTGGCGGCAGCTGGGTGATGAACAAGGTCAACAGAGTCGCTGGTGAAACTTTCCTCAACGGACTCAAGGGCGCCTTCGGTCTGGGCAAGAACGTCGTCGGCTGCATCGGGAAGATGAGGTTCCTGGGAACCTGCGGTGCCGTGGCTCAGGCCCTCAACCCGATCAACATGTACCACGACACGATCGACCCCATTGTCGAGGACGTGAGGAACGGACGACCTCTCGACGCGGCAGGAAAGGTCATGGGCCTCGCGATCCTCGCCGTAGCCACCCGTGGCGCGGGAAGGGTCGCCCGCCCCAGCGGCCGCGGCCGAGGCTGCAGCAGCTTCGTGCCGGGAACCCTCGTCCTCATGGCGGATGGCACCCACAAGCCGATCGAGGACATCGAAGTCGGCGACAAGGTCATGGCCACCGACCCGGAAACAGGTGAAACCAAGGCACAGCCGGTCACGGCCACCATCACGACGGCCGGGGAGAAGGAACTCGTCGAGATCACCGTCGGCACGGGAGTCCTGGACGGCGGCGGCCCCGAACCCATCATCGCCACCGATGAACACCCCTTTTGGGTCCCGGGGATTCTCGGAGGTTGGACCGACGCTGGAGACCTCCGCCCAGGCATGTGGCTGCACACCAACACCGGCGCACCCATCAAGATCAAGTCCACCCGCGCCCGCACAACCCCCGCCCAGCGCGTCCACAACCTCACCATCGCCGACACACACACGTACTATGCCTTGGCGAGTGACACCCCGATACTTGTTCACAACTGCGACGGTGAAATCCACTGGGTTAACGAAAATGCCAATATGAGCCCTGCGGCTCGAACCTATGATGCTGGCGCAATCGGTTCGCTGACGGGTAAGGCACCCGCGCTTCAGTATTACAAGGCAGGTAGTAACACGCTCAGCCAGATCAAGTTCGACGGCTACGATGCTGTCAATGGTGTTATGATCGATCGCAAGCTGAACGTCACCGGGTTCCCGAAGACTTATAGGCAGGCTCAGAATCAGTCGCTGGCGTTGGAGCAGAACGGATTGGGGGGGGTTTGGGAGGTTCCCAACGCCGCAACCGCCGCCCAGGCTCGTCGGATCCTGGGGCAACAGCTGATCACGAACATCAAGGTTAGGATCGTAGCACCTTGACCAGTGTAGACCGAGTACTGGCGAAGGCCGTCATGGAACTCATCATCTCAATCGAACTCTCTGATGATGATGACATTGACCCCGATGTGGCCACCACTATCACCGAGCCGGTGGGCTACCTTCTCAATACTGTTTCTGAAGAAGTTCGGCAGGCGCTGATCGATCTGTTCCGGGAAGTGGCGACGGAGGAAGAAGTGCCAGACAGAAGAGCCATGGCTATGCAATTTCCCGAGGCGATCGGTCTAGTGGTGCCTGAATAGACAAAGCGAACATCGGTGGAATGGGGGGCCATGCCGTGGATGACGGTTCAGGTCGTCGAGTGATCTGCAGGCGGTCCGCGCGGGCCGCTTCGTACTCGGCCGACTGCCAATCGCTGAGCGAAGCCCGCCCTTCGGCTGTGCGGACGGTCCGGCCGACCGCGACGATCAGACGGGTATCGGTATCGATGATGACCTGTATGTTCACCAAGTACCGGTAGTGCTTCGCCAACGCCGACACACTCCGGTCGTGGGTGGGCACCAGCGTGCCGTCCGCGATCAACACCGCGTCCGGCCCGTGCCGCCGATTTTCAACGAACTCGGCCGCACGTCAGCCAATTGGTGGATCAATCTCAAGCTCCCCAACTAAAGGCCGGACCGTGCGATGATGATGCTGGATGCGATACCAGAAATGGCTCTTCCTTGATTCAAAGAGCCGAGTGGGTCGGAGCGGGCTTCGCATCCATCTCTAACCGTACGATCGCCAAGTCGGCAGTTGATCTCCTTGAGTATTCGTTCGTGATGGGTGGCCCTTCGAGTGCTACTGAGTTTCTGACTCAGGTGTATGAGGTGGTGGATGTGCTCGCCTTTGAAGAGCGTGTGAACATGGCGTATGTGAATGCAAGGCCGAGATGGAAATCGGGCAGGCGATCGGCTGGTCCAGTAGAACTCTCGGCCTTGCTCTAGAGCGCGCGCCGCGAAGCTTGCAAGTTTTGCCCCCAAGGGCGCGTTTTGCAACGCGACTGCTTTGACGGAGTCGGCACAAAGAGGAAGCCGCCGTGCATGCCGCAGACGGTGTCGCTCACACGTACCATGTACTCGCGGGCGACGTGGCGATTCTTGTCCATAACGACGAACCGTGTGTTCGCGGAGTGGGTGACCTGCCGACGAAGGTGGTGGACAGCAACATGGGTCACATCGACGTGGCCCGCGCGGAGCAGGCAGGCTTCACGACCATTGGTGATGGGCGTGATGCCATCCGCGACCTGGGTAAACGGATCGAGACGTCTGATTTCCCGAAGGAACGATTCTGGATACAGCACGCGCTGATCGACTGCTGGTCCCGATCGACTCTAAGGGGTATGCCGTCTATCAGATCAAGCCCAACGAGAATGCTGTTTTCAAAACTATTTTGGAGCGTCGATGACTGCAGGAGAGGAGACTTTGAGTGAGCCCTTCTGGAACCTGGGAGACGCCGAGGAGGAGAGGGTGGTGCAAGATATCCTGAAGCGACGTTTTCCGGTGACTTATCCTCTTCTGGGAAGAAGTCTGGAAGTTGCGGATCCAATGAACGTGGTATATCCGGGAAATTCCGACGAGTACTCGGATGTGGTTCGAGAATTGGTTGTCCTTCTCGCTCCTGTAAATGGAGATATTTCAAAGCTCGGTGCGGCAGATTTGAAAGGCCTCATTGTTGAGGCGCTGGCCCGATGTTTCGGAGGGGAAGCGGAGGAATCGAGAGTCGAGAGCGCTGTCCGAACGCTCCGGCGATCCTTCTCGGAGGCGGCCCTAGAGTAGGCGAACCTTTCGTAGATGTCAGTAGGTGCCGAACTTCAGGAATCCGCGATCCTCTTAGGCGGATAGAAGATTTCGGGTTTTGTTCCACTCTATGATTGTTTCGAGCGGTCACGTGGTGATGGAGGACATCTGTGGGTCGGCGAATAAGTCGCACAGAAGGTGAGGGACTTCACATTTCCCGCTTGGAAAGGCTGCGGATGCTGCACTGGGCTTCGTCGCTGGTCGATACATGCCAAAAGTAAGTTTGATGACGTCATTTTCTGATGGCGAAATCTTTTCATGGCGCCCCCGTTGATACCAGAAGGTTTTGAAGAACGGGTCATGCGGGCATGTGCCTCCGCGGTGGAGCCTTTGAGGTTCACCCGCGTGGCCGACGGCAACGTGTTCGTGTGTGCACTTTCCCCCGACGTTCAGGCGTGGCTGGGGTTGAGTGTCTCCCTCGAAATACGTCCTGGCTCGATAGCCGTAAACCCTGCGGTCGGACTTCGTCATCCAAAATTGCAGGAAGCCTACGCGGAGCTTCTGGGCATTTCCACTCCACGCTTTTTCGTCAACGCCACCTTCGCCGAGGCATTGGTCGATATCGAGCCCGGACCGTCATCTTATCAATGGGTGTTCGCCCCTGGTGACGACTTGATGATCGAAGCAACCTCGCTGGCTCAGGACATCGAAAGGTGCGGACTGGACCACTTTCGTTCGAAGGTCAGCCTGGACGGCATTATCGAACTGCTCGAATCATCATCCGGCACACTCGATGAAATCGAGCGTCTCGCCATTGCCTACGGCCTGGCCGGTGACCTTCCGAGTGCGCAGGCCAAGCTCAGAGCCTTGCAAGAAGAGGAACCCGAGTTCGAAAAGGATTTCGTCGAACGTTTCCTACGCAAATTTCAGAGTTGATCCGCGCGTGAGGCGATTAGTGCAGATGTTGGGCGACTTCGTCGAGGTCTGTGGGGCATTATACGTACTGGACGCCCCGCCCGCCTCGCTGGCGCGCGAGCGCGCTAGGTGAAGGCACGCGGGAATTGAACCAGCTTCGCGCCGGTCGCCGGTACCTACCCGGTCAACGTCCCGCTGCCCGCTCGTGGCGTCGAGGCGGCATTGACGGGTTCCGCACGAACCGGCCCAGACAGACTCGGTGTGGTGCACATGCGGGCAGACGACCCGTCGCCGTGGGCGTTGAAGGACGGACCCGCAGCCGCGCGGTGCACCCTGCGAAGTCTCGGAGACACTGTTCGGAACCCGGGTGCGGACTCATCCGGCACTGATCGCGTTCGGCCTCGGGCCATCGTTGATGGACCGTAGGGGAGGCAGGCGTGGGCCCCGGACGGCTTTCGGCG
The DNA window shown above is from Thermomonospora umbrina and carries:
- a CDS encoding LamG-like jellyroll fold domain-containing protein — its product is MSGVLIAGLLQVPWVAAAVPAVAEETTPGSAVSVRDAVEEARRSGGPVAVSSLTGAQQDVTAQPNGAVEFVAHSEPVRTLRDGKWTPLDLALRRQADGSFAPGAAVSTLWFSGGGDGPFVRMSRAGRELALTWPHGRLPAPVVEGDKAEYRGVLGPDVDLVLRATPSGFSHVIRVKTAEAAADSRLAALTLGLGAGGLKVQSASGGGLTAVDAGSGGVVFRADKPIMWDSPGTAPAGAVAPRSSASDPAPVAADLSAAPADGSKVAAVQAVPEAGSLTLRPDAALLKGSDTRFPVYVDPQWKTPGESAAVMVGTEHTSASWTDEGMGLCDDADEHMDDCGGRVTKRLFYKFVLPDYTDGWNVRAAEFKPTETHAYNCTASEMTVWRTNGVSGSTSWDAQNSFGAGNFWFRKLLTDSNAFGNDKLKCADTTLTLSSEALRDEVENVSHAAGDTIWLGMKAVDEGSVTGWKRFDNDASLRVLFNLPPDPPRAVRTITTDGAHECRPKENPLYLTEWPKMQAQIWDPQTDDMVAAEYLVGWGDRYGNNAGWQIGDHSNGLLHSGADKSGAHFTKSLGGTVNGVELPKFTPIRWMVRGHDFDPGRETGNPSDWVSTGFWSQYLDPGGLNDPNATPGHPCWFVYDNTKPAPPKISSSDYPDDGNWHDGVGRTGRFTFEPGPSPGATAPLTQYLYEFFPPGSGGMGQKPVNIGSSACAGHKCTIPFAPTAGGTWELRVRAVSANGQGGEGTYRFLVRRSRGEAAHWRLDDTTGTTLRDEITVAGGYRPDGHRHQATLVGGDHGLAVQSRIDSKALRLNSGAGGSYAETGEPLVDPSESYSVSAWVRPTASGTYPTVVGQDGSNVGAFRIEFASHNGHWAMTGVGADSVEGSISQVYSKQPARLGQWTHLVGVHNAATKQLSLYVDGQLQQTTGYDAAAWATAELGPFSIGRWKWNGTKRDFFRGELDDVRVFTRAVTEGEVASWYRPTVHARWKLNAPAGQNVTTGDDSGAGRLLQLKNGAKIVASDNCPVTTKSCLDLGQTTTGAYAETTGPVVDTAGSFTMAGWAAPSATGEQPQVVWSASGAQQSAVTVRLGSSRVKNDHWNPDFDPPEEEWITVHRWEAEMAASDDAGTARKMVWHSVCNSCEGTPMPDHLAVSYNADTDVLTLLVNGAADPSGDNRSAMAGVTGFTSSGPLQVGRGLTGGTSGGHLSGLVDDVWAVKGALTANEVVGLGVATTSGVGTEVDNFHGNPKLPFIYPDSPPGAFRVVNASSGKCLTVVATASADAHASGANVVQRECAGGQRTQMWKRVERAPGVEEIVGVDGGRCVDVAGVSTADGADIVQWGCIASAANQSWRPTPVTGGFKVVAQHSNKCMDVPGQPTDDVVQWTCVDGRQSQTWRFDPVNEF